A window of Streptomyces sp. SAI-127 contains these coding sequences:
- a CDS encoding succinate dehydrogenase hydrophobic membrane anchor subunit, with product MATTETTASGIGPVEGDSGYGVDNPAPLIEAPRKRTKKTPRSTRGNFEMAAWLFMRLSGVVLVVLVIGHLLIQLVLDGGVSKIGFAFVAGRWASPFWQVWDLLMLWLAMLHGANGLRTIINDYAERPNTRLWLKGLLYTATVFTILLGTLVIFTFDPNIR from the coding sequence ATGGCGACCACTGAAACCACCGCTTCCGGTATCGGCCCCGTAGAGGGCGACTCCGGCTACGGCGTCGACAACCCGGCGCCCCTCATCGAGGCCCCGCGCAAGCGCACCAAGAAGACGCCTCGCTCCACCCGCGGCAACTTCGAGATGGCCGCATGGCTGTTCATGCGTCTGTCGGGTGTCGTGCTGGTCGTCCTGGTCATCGGCCACCTGCTGATCCAGCTGGTGCTGGACGGCGGCGTGTCGAAGATCGGCTTCGCGTTCGTCGCGGGCCGCTGGGCGTCCCCGTTCTGGCAGGTCTGGGACCTGTTGATGCTGTGGCTCGCGATGCTGCACGGCGCCAACGGTCTGCGCACGATCATCAACGACTACGCGGAGCGCCCGAACACCCGCCTGTGGCTCAAGGGCCTGCTCTACACCGCCACGGTGTTCACCATCCTGCTCGGCACGCTGGTGATCTTCACCTTCGACCCGAACATCCGCTAG
- a CDS encoding succinate dehydrogenase iron-sulfur subunit, translating to MATPTLDKADAAGTPEPGFADSPYITATFRIRRFNSEVSAEATWEDFQVEIDPKERVLDALHKIKWELDGTLTFRRSCAHGICGSDAMRINGKNRLACKTLIKDLNPEKPITVEAIKGLTVLKDLVVDMEPFFQAYRDVMPFLITKDTNEPTRERFQTAEDRERFDDTTKCILCAACTSSCPVFWNDGQYFGPAAIVNAHRFIFDSRDEAGEQRLEILNDRDGVWRCRTTFNCTDACPRGIEVTKAIQEVKRALITRRY from the coding sequence ATGGCAACCCCGACCCTGGACAAGGCGGACGCGGCCGGCACGCCCGAGCCCGGCTTCGCCGACTCCCCGTACATCACGGCCACCTTCCGCATCCGCCGCTTCAACTCGGAGGTCTCGGCTGAAGCGACCTGGGAAGACTTCCAGGTGGAGATCGACCCGAAGGAACGCGTCCTCGACGCCCTCCACAAGATCAAGTGGGAGCTGGACGGCACGCTGACCTTCCGCCGTTCCTGCGCGCACGGCATCTGCGGCTCGGACGCCATGCGGATCAACGGCAAGAACCGCCTCGCCTGCAAGACCCTGATCAAGGACCTCAACCCCGAGAAGCCGATCACGGTCGAGGCCATAAAGGGCCTGACGGTCCTGAAGGACCTCGTGGTCGACATGGAGCCGTTCTTCCAGGCCTACCGCGACGTGATGCCCTTCCTGATCACGAAGGACACGAACGAGCCGACGCGCGAACGCTTCCAGACGGCCGAGGACCGCGAACGCTTCGACGACACGACGAAGTGCATCCTCTGCGCGGCCTGCACGTCCTCGTGCCCGGTCTTCTGGAACGACGGCCAGTACTTCGGCCCCGCGGCCATCGTCAACGCCCACCGCTTCATCTTCGACAGCCGTGACGAGGCGGGCGAGCAGCGACTGGAGATCCTCAACGACCGGGACGGCGTGTGGCGCTGCCGCACGACGTTCAACTGCACGGACGCGTGCCCGCGCGGCATCGAGGTCACGAAGGCGATCCAGGAAGTGAAGAGGGCGCTGATCACTCGGCGTTACTGA
- the sdhC gene encoding succinate dehydrogenase, cytochrome b556 subunit has protein sequence MPAGTLYRGREGMWSWVAHRVTGVLIFFFLFVHVLDTALVRVSPEDYDKVVATYKTPLVACLEYGLVAAILFHALNGLRVIAVDFWSKGPRYQKQMFWSVVGLWVVLMIGAIYPVLGHAARELFGS, from the coding sequence GTGCCGGCTGGAACGCTGTACCGCGGCCGGGAAGGAATGTGGTCCTGGGTGGCTCATCGAGTCACCGGCGTCCTCATCTTCTTCTTCCTGTTCGTTCACGTGCTGGACACCGCTCTCGTCCGTGTCTCCCCCGAGGACTACGACAAGGTCGTAGCCACGTACAAGACCCCGCTCGTCGCGTGTCTGGAGTACGGCCTCGTCGCGGCCATCCTCTTCCACGCGCTCAACGGCCTGCGCGTCATCGCCGTCGACTTCTGGTCGAAGGGCCCGCGCTACCAGAAGCAGATGTTCTGGTCCGTCGTAGGCCTGTGGGTCGTGCTCATGATCGGGGCGATCTACCCCGTCCTCGGCCACGCCGCTCGTGAACTGTTCGGGAGCTGA
- the sdhA gene encoding succinate dehydrogenase flavoprotein subunit: protein MKIHKYDTVIVGAGGAGMRAAIESTKRSRTAVLTKLYPTRSHTGAAQGGMAAALANVEEDNWEWHTFDTVKGGDYLVDQDAAEILAKEAIDSVLDLEKMGLPFNRTPNGTIDQRRFGGHSRNHGEAPVRRSCYAADRTGHMILQTLYQNCVKEGVEFFNEFYVLDQLITEVDGVKRSAGVIAYELATGEIHVFQAKAVIYASGGCGKFFKVTSNAHTLTGDGQAAVYRRGLPLEDMEFFQFHPTGIWRMGILLTEGARGEGGILRNKDGERFMEKYAPVMKDLASRDVVSRSIYTEIREGRGCGPEGDHVYLDLTHLPPEQLDAKLPDITEFARTYLGIEPYTDPIPIQPTAHYAMGGIPTNVEGEVLADNTTVVPGLYAAGEVACVSVHGANRLGTNSLLDINVFGKRAGIAAAEYSQKADYVELPEDPARLVLDQVERLRDATGTERVSVLRRELQETMDANVMVFRTEQTIKTAVEKIAELRERYKNVSIQDKGRRFNTDLLEAIELGNLLDLAEVMAVSALARKESRGGHYREDYPNRDDVNFMRHTMAYREVGDDGTESIRLDYKPVVQTRYQPMERKY from the coding sequence ATGAAGATCCACAAGTACGACACCGTCATCGTCGGCGCCGGTGGCGCGGGCATGCGCGCGGCCATCGAGTCGACGAAGCGCAGCCGCACCGCCGTGCTGACCAAGCTCTACCCCACCCGCTCCCACACGGGCGCCGCGCAGGGCGGCATGGCCGCCGCGCTGGCGAACGTGGAGGAGGACAACTGGGAGTGGCACACCTTCGACACGGTCAAGGGCGGTGACTACCTGGTCGACCAGGACGCCGCCGAGATCCTGGCGAAGGAGGCCATCGACTCGGTCCTCGACCTGGAGAAGATGGGCCTGCCGTTCAACCGCACGCCCAACGGGACGATCGACCAGCGCCGCTTCGGCGGTCACAGCCGGAACCACGGCGAGGCCCCGGTCCGCCGTTCCTGCTACGCGGCCGACCGCACCGGCCACATGATCCTCCAGACGCTGTACCAGAACTGCGTCAAGGAGGGCGTGGAGTTCTTCAACGAGTTCTACGTCCTGGACCAGCTGATCACCGAGGTCGACGGCGTCAAGCGCTCGGCCGGTGTCATCGCGTACGAACTCGCCACCGGCGAGATCCACGTCTTCCAGGCGAAGGCCGTGATCTACGCGTCCGGCGGCTGCGGCAAGTTCTTCAAGGTGACGTCCAACGCGCACACGCTGACCGGTGACGGCCAGGCCGCGGTCTACCGTCGCGGGCTGCCGCTGGAGGACATGGAGTTCTTCCAGTTCCACCCGACCGGCATCTGGCGCATGGGCATCCTGCTGACGGAGGGCGCCCGCGGTGAGGGCGGCATCCTCCGCAACAAGGACGGCGAGCGCTTCATGGAGAAGTACGCGCCGGTCATGAAGGACCTCGCGTCCCGTGACGTCGTATCGCGGTCGATCTACACCGAGATCCGCGAGGGCCGGGGCTGCGGCCCCGAGGGTGACCACGTCTACCTGGACCTGACTCACCTCCCCCCGGAGCAGCTGGACGCCAAGCTGCCCGACATCACCGAGTTCGCGCGCACCTACCTGGGCATCGAGCCGTACACGGACCCGATCCCGATCCAGCCCACCGCGCACTACGCGATGGGCGGCATCCCGACGAACGTCGAGGGTGAGGTGCTGGCGGACAACACCACGGTCGTCCCGGGCCTGTACGCGGCCGGCGAGGTCGCCTGCGTGTCCGTGCACGGCGCCAACCGCCTCGGCACGAACTCGCTCCTCGACATCAACGTGTTCGGCAAGCGGGCCGGTATCGCCGCCGCCGAGTACTCCCAGAAGGCCGACTACGTCGAGCTGCCCGAGGACCCGGCGCGGCTGGTGCTCGACCAGGTCGAGCGGCTCCGCGACGCCACCGGCACCGAGCGCGTGTCGGTACTGCGCCGCGAGCTGCAGGAGACCATGGACGCGAACGTCATGGTGTTCCGCACCGAGCAGACGATCAAGACGGCGGTCGAGAAGATCGCGGAGCTGCGCGAGCGCTACAAGAACGTCTCGATCCAGGACAAGGGCCGGCGTTTCAACACGGACCTGCTGGAAGCGATCGAGCTCGGCAACCTGCTGGACCTCGCCGAGGTCATGGCGGTCTCCGCGCTGGCCCGCAAGGAGTCCCGCGGCGGTCACTACCGCGAGGACTACCCGAACCGCGACGACGTCAACTTCATGCGCCACACCATGGCGTACCGCGAGGTGGGCGACGACGGCACCGAGTCCATCCGTCTCGACTACAAGCCGGTCGTCCAGACCCGCTACCAGCCGATGGAGCGTAAGTACTGA